The nucleotide window CTGAACCGGACCTGCCTGACCTTTACATTGATGAAGAGTGGAAAGCAAGAGTCCGTGCGGAGATTCCAGAACTACCGGACGAGCGCAAGAAGCGATATGTTGAAGAGATGGGACTGCCAGCTTATGATGCTGAAGTGTTAACTGTTTCTAAGGAAATGGCTGATTTCTTTGAATCGGCTGTGAAGGCAGGAGCAGACCCTAAACAGGCGTCAAACTGGCTTATGGGTGAATTCTCTGCCTACCTGAAGGCTGAATCGAAAGAGCTGCATGAAACAGCATTGACTCCTGAAGGGCTTGCCGGGTTGATCAAGCTGATTGAGAACGGCACAATCTCTTCCAAGATCGCCAAGCAGGTATTCAAGGAATTGGTTGAAAAAGGCGGCGACCCTGAGAAAGTCGTCAAGGAAAAGGGACTCGTCCAAATTTCCGACGAAGGTGCACTGCTAAAAATCATCACCGAAATTATCGACGCCAACCCGCAATCCGTCGAAGACTTCAAGGGCGGGAAGGACAAGGCAAAGGGCTTCCTTGTCGGCCAGATCATGAAAGCAACCAAAGGCCAGGCGAATCCGCCGTTAGTAAACAAATTGCTTGTTGAGGAATTGAATAAGAGATAATAGCGAAAGCTGGCGAACCAATCGCCAGCTTTTTTGTCGATATTTCCCGGGAAAAAGGGAAATGTACACCGAAAAATAGTCCTATAAATACACTGATGCTAATATTAGTATAAGAACGCAACAGGTGCTGGCCGTTATTTTATTAAGAGATATTGACCTTGATCTGCCTTACATAAAAAAAGAAAAGATTACTAATGTTGAGCTGGATCAAAGACCATCCTGAAGAAGGTAAAAGAAGTCGTAATCGAATTTAACAGGCTCAACGACGAATACGATCATTTCATAGAAACACTGGAACGTGAAGAATTATTCGAGTTCATTGATGATAAAACGTGGGAAGCCGGTCTGGTGCTTGACGATGATATTACAGAAGATTTTGGTTGAAGAGGTTCCGAATGAAGTGGTCTATGGAATATTTTAAGAAAAGCAGTCTGGAAAAGTCATTGGGCCGGTTCAATAACGTTGATTAAAATTCAGGAGTTGTGCTCATGTATAAGGGATTTCTGCAAAAAATAGACAAGCTTTATAATGATGACCGGAAAAAACTCTGGACTGGCACGATTCTGTATGAAGACTGGTGGCAAACAAATATCCAAAAGCCTTTGAATCTTGAAGAATTACATTCACTCGAAGACGAAATAGGCAATATGCCGAATCACTTTAAAGAATTCCTGTTAACGTCGAATGGATGCTACTTGTTTGATATTTTAAGGGTCGCTGGTAAACAGAATGGTTATAGAGGTATGACCATTGAGGAACAGATTCATCAGCCAATCTCATTTCGGAATATTTCGCCTTACTCACGCAATACAAAACACCTGGATGGCTTATTTGTATTTGCGGATTCGATGCTCACAGGCACATTTTTCGCATTAACGAAGAAGGTCAGATACTTCAATTAGAATTAAGGAACTTTAAGCCTATTAATACCTATCAAACTCTGATGGAATTGCTTGAAGCAGTATACGAGGCAGGCGAGAGGCTGGTTATTAACAAAGAATATCTGGATTTTGAATAAGAAAACAAAAGGCCCTTCAATCAGGGCCTGATTTAGATTATTGCCGGTCACCATGCGTCAATATTCTGATCAAAGATTCCTTATCCTCGACTGTCTGCTGAAGAAATTCTGTATTAAAGATCAAGTATATTGGTGCTGTATATATTCGAAGCTCTGGATAATGTGTCTTTTTCAATTCCTCCATATTATCTGATATCTGAAAGGAATCAAGCTTTTCCTTTACCTCTTCAGGAATGTCGAACTTTTCTGACTCTCCACGTGGAACAATTGCAAGGACAGCAAGTTTTTCAGGATCCTTTGATAAAAAATCATATAGGGGTGGAAGTTCTTCGATATCTAGCTTCACATAGTAAGTACTAAATTCCTTTCTCCATATTGCTTTTATCTTAAAATAGGTTCTTTCCATGTACGGGTTTTTTGGAATGGGAATGCTGGTCCCTTTAACAATCTTCTTTTCCATGCCTGGTAATGTAATTATCTGGCTGATTAAAATAGAATCAGGCTCTATTTCTGGAGGAAATGAGACTTCGAGTGTTTCTCTTTCCTTGACCTTTGATGGATTCATGCCAGCCATGGCTTTGAGCGGATCCATTTTCTCCGTCTTGGTGCCATGCCAATCATATTGGCCGAGAATTTGTGGAATCTCCTGTCCATTCACCGTTACGATTGGTACAGGCGGCTTTTCCTCTTTATATAATTTGTAGCGGTCCATGGCGATCAATACGGTCAAAAGCAATATGGTTGATGTTCCATAGAATAGCAGCTTTCTCTTCATCATTTTCCCCTCACGCTTAAGTGGTCACTATATGAATTCTATTAAGAATATGTAATTTCCTGTAAGATTTTATCGGAATGTAAAAAAACCACAGAGAAAGATCTCTGTGGTACCAGATTTTACGATTTTAAATTTTTAACACTCATATCGAATTCTTTTTCGATTTCAGGGTTTGGTCTATAAGTAACAAGGCTGATGACTACGGAAATAACCAGGTTGATGATAAAGCCCGGTACGATTTCGTACATGACATCGCTCAGGCCGAGATTACTCCAGATAACTACTGTTGCTGCACCGGCAACCATACCGAAGATCGCGCCCCAGTTGGTCATCTTTTTCCAGTAGAGGCTTAGCAAGATGATCGGTCCGAACGCTGCACCGAAGCCTGCCCATGCGTATGCAACAAGTCCAAGGATTGTATCGTTCTGAACCCAGGCAAGGGCAGCAGCGATAATCGCTACAACCAGTACCGCGATACGTCCGAAAAATACGTATTGTTTATCAGATTTTTCTTTTTTGAATAAAATCTTGTATAAATCCTCCGTCAGTGCGCTGGAAGTAACGATCAGCTGGGACGAAATCGTGCTCATGATTGCGGCAAGGACGGCTGCGAGCATAAGTCCGGCAAACAATGGATGGAAGAAGATTTGCCCTAGCACGATGAAGACTGCCTCAGGGTTATCAAGCTTGACATCCGGATTCTGCGTGAAATAAGCAAGACCGATCAACGCTGTCAACACCGCTCCGATCAAGGAGAAGATCATCCAGCCCATTCCGATTCTTCTCGCACTTGTTGTTTCTTTTATTGATGTGATTGCCATGAAACGGGTGATGATATGTGGCTGACCAAAATAACCAAGCCCCCATGCTGCCGTTGAAATGATGCCCAGCACAGTTGTACCTTTAAATAAATCAAGCAATGCAGGGTCGATCGATCGGATTGTATCGAACGTTTCTGCAGGTCCCCCTGTTTTCGTGAAACCGATAATCGGCACTAGCAGCAGGGCGAGAAGCATCATCATACCCTGGATGAAATCTGTGTAACTTACAGCCAGGAATCCGCCGAATAGTGTGTACGCCACAACTACCGCAGAAACAAGCAATAAGCCGGTATGATAATTAAGGCCGAACGAACTCTCGAAGAAAACAGCCCCGGCGACCATTCCGGAGGAAACGTAGAAAGTAAAGAATAGAAGAATAACAATACCGGATACAATTCTTAAAAGCTTTGTATCATCTTTAAAACGGTTTTCAAGGAAGCTTGGAATCGTGATGGAGTCATTCGCAACATGTGTGTATGAGCGGAGTCGAGGTGCTACATAAAGCCAGTTGAGATACGCGCCTACGGTCAATCCGATGGCAATCCATGCACTTGCTAAACCGCTTACATAAATTCCCCCAGGAAGGCCCATCAAAAGCCAGCCGCTCATATCAGCCGCACCGGCGCTTAGCGCTGTGACTGCCGGACCGAGCGATCTGCCGCCAAGCATGTAATCAGTCAGATTGCTTGTCTTTTTGTAGGAATACCAGCCGATATAAAGCATCGCGGCCATGTAGATTCCGATGGCAATGATTTGATACATTTCATTGGACATAGTCTTTCCCCCTTTGTTATTGTGAAAAAATATTAAAAAAATATTGCTAATACAATTAATATTCTATCATTTTACGTAAATGATTAACAATCTATTTTTTCGCTAAAAAAGTTATTCCATAAATAGTAATTTACTTTATTAATATATTTATAAAAATAAGAGACCATGGTTGGGCAACCATGGCCTTTCGTCAAAAGTTCTTAGGGGGAATGCGGTCTCCCTTCACTTTTTTATCATTGATCTTTGGTTCTATGCCGTTAAAGAAGTTCTGCAAGTTTGAACGGTGCAGGAAAATTAATAAAATAATAAAAGCAGTGAAAAGAAGCGGCTCATTGATATCGGGAGAGAAGAACGAATAAATCAGCATCGCGATTCCAACTGAAATAGAGCCCATAAATACATATTTGGTAAGGAAAATAACGGCAAAAAATGTCACATAGACGGCCAGGAACATCCCGATATTAACAATCAGCAGGGCACCAGCTGTCGTGGCGATTGCCTTGCCACCGCGGAATCCGGCGAAGATGGGGAAACAGTGGCCAACGACCGCAATCAATCCCGCATACAAAGGTTCAAGCGGTACATTGAAAGTTAGCGGAAGTGAGGCCGCCAGCATTCCTTTTGCCACATCAATCAACAGGACAATGATTGCAGCTCTTTTGCCCATTACCCGCAGTGTATTGGTGGCGCCGGGATTTTTGCTGCCGTGATCCCTGATATCCACATGGAAAAAGTATTTGCCGACCAATAATGCGGTCGGAATCGAGCCAATTAAATAAGCAGCCAGGAGAATCAGCCAGATCATAAAAAGTCACCCTTTTAGTCAAGATTAGAGGTTCTGGTGTATTGTAAAATTATGTAACCATCCTTTCTGTATTGTAAAAAATAAATGGTATGATTGAAAGAGTTTTTCTGAAAAATACGATAGTTAACACTTTGATTAAATACTGAGTTTCTTTTTGGCAAATAGGTGTAAAGTAGTTTATGATATATCCGGTAGTATCCGGGAGATTGCCTGGATGAGAAATATGAGCTATGATGTAAAATGATGGAATCAAAAACCATATTAAGTAGGATGATGGGTATGAAAAGAGCAAGAATCATTTATAATCCGACTTCGGGCCGTGAAGTTTTTAAAAAGCATCTTGCGGAAGTTCTGGTGAAGCTGGAGAATGCCGGCTATGAAACATCATGCCATGCAACGACATGCGAGGGTGATGCGACGCAGGCTGCCAGGATTGCAGTCGAGCGGAAATATGACCTCGTGATTGCGGCTGGTGGCGATGGAACGATCAATGAAGTGGTCAATGGAATCGCCGAGCAGGAATACCGCCCGAAAATTGGCGTCATTCCAGTTGGCACAACGAACGACTTTGCCCGCGCACTGCATATTCCGCGGGATATCGAGGCAGCGGTCGACATCATTGTAAAAGGCGAAACGATCCCGGTCGACGTTGGCCGGATCAACGATAAATATTTCATAAATATCGCAGGCGGCGGCAGGCTGACTGAGCTGACATACGAAGTTCCAAGCAAGCTCAAGACGATGCTCGGCCAGCTCGCATACTATTTAAAAGGAATCGAGATGCTGCCATCGATCAGAGCATCTGAAGTGACAATTGAGTATGATGGCAAGCTGTATGAAGGCGAGGTCATGATGTTCCTCGTCGGGCTGACGAACTCTGTCGGCGGATTTGAGCGTCTGGCACCGAACTCATCAATCAATGACGGGATGTTCTCGCTGTTGATTTTGAAAAAGACTAACCTGGCTGATTTTATCAGGATTGCTTCACTTGCAGTCCGTGGCGAGCACATCAATGACCCGGGTGTAATATACACACAAGCCAACCGGATCAAGGTGCATTCGAAGGAAACAGTCCAGCTGAATCTCGACGGAGAATACGGCGGAAACCTTCCAGCCGAATTCGAAAACCTGTTCAGGCACATCGAAGTCTACGTGCCGCTCGACGAAATCCGTCCAGAAGACCGTCCGGAGAACCTGGAATTGAACTTTAAAGCAGAATGATTGGAAACCACTCCTGGTTGGAGTGGTTTTTTTGTGGTTTGGAGTAGGGTATAGGAGGATATTCCTTGGAAAATGATTATATTCCTTAAAAATGAAAATATATTCCTTAAACCTATCGATTTATTCCTGAGAAAGCAGGATATATTCCTTAGATTTTGGTTTTATTCCTATATCAAAATAAATCGATGTATGCTGATCAATATTTAGCTGTGATCAACCATTTTTACTGACAACCTCTGATAACTAAATCAGGCAAGCCAATATAGATGTACCAAAAGCCCGCCATTCGAAATGAAAAATTTGCCTGAAAATCATATTTGGATGAAAATAAAAGATAATAAGATAAAAGGATGTGGATACATAATGGGGAAGAAAGCGTTGATCAATATCGACTATACGTATGACTTCGTGGCGGATGATGGGCGGCTGACTTGCGGTGTGCCTGGCCAGGCAATTGAAGAGAATCTGGTTGGCGTGACGCAGGAATTCATCAAGAATGGCGATTATGTTGTTTTCGCGATTGATGTCCATGATGAGGGGGACGAGTTCCATCCGGAAACAAAATTGTACCCGCCACATAATATCCGCGGCACAAAGGGCAGAGATTTGTTCGGCAGCCTTCAAGAAGTTTATGACGAGAACAAACATCTGGACCATGTGTATTTTATCGACAAGACAAGGTATTCTGCGTTTGCCGGTACGGACCTGGAAATAAAGCTGCGCGAGCGGGGCATCACGGAAGTCCATCTTGTCGGGGTATGTACGGATATTTGCGTGCTGCATACAGCGGTCGATGCTTACAATAAGGGATTTAAGGTTATTGTGTATAAGAATGCGGTGGCTTCTTTTGACCAGGTCGGGCATGAATGGTCACTTCGTCATTTTGAGAACACGATTGGGGCAGAGGTCAGGTAGGATATTGAATACGTGGTTTTGGCAGGGAAAACGGTAAAAAGGTAAGTCGGTTTTCCGTGTTTTTAAAAGCATCCGTGCAATATCCATGATGAATTAGATGCAGTTAATTTGGAGGTTTTTTGATGAGTACGAAATTCACAGATGATAGTTTAATGCTCCATACGGACTTATATCAGTTAAATATGATGGAAACTTACTGGCGTGACGGCGTCCATAATCGCCGCGCGGTGTTTGATTTGTTTTTCCGCAAGCTTCCTTTCGGCAATGGATATGCCGTTTTTGCAGGCCTAGAAAAAATCATCCAGTACATCGAGAACTTTGGCTTCACAGAGGATGATATTCAGTATTTAAGAGAGGAAGGAAAGTTCGGAGAAGATTTCCTTGCTTTTTTACAAGATATGAAATTCACTGGCTCGATCCGTTCTATGCAGGAGGGGGAGATTGTTTTTGCCAATGAGCCGCTGATTCGGGTGGATGCTCCGCTTGCTGAAGCGCAGCTGATTGAAACTGCGCTGCTGAACATTGTCAACTACCAGACATTGATCGCGACAAAGGCTTCCCGTATCAAGCAGGTGGTGAAGGATGAAGTGGCGATGGAGTTCGGTACGCGCCGGGCGCATGAACTGGATGCGGCGCTCTGGGGCACTCGCGCTGCCTATATCGGAGGTTTTGATTCGACCAGTAACGTACGTGCCGGCAAGCTGTTTGGAATTCCAACCGCTGGGACTCATGCGCATTCCATGGTTCAGGCTTACAAGGATGACTATACCGCTTTTAAAAAATACGCCGAAACGCATAAGGACTGCGTATTCCTTGTTGATACGTATGATACTCTAAGGTCCGGTGTGCCAAACGCAATTAAGGTTGCCAGGGAATTTGGCGACAAAATCAACTTTATCGGGATCCGCCTCGACAGCGGTGACCTTGCGTATCTTTCCAAGGAAGCACGCAAATTGCTGGATGAAGCAGGATTTAAGGATGCAAAAATCGTGGCCTCCAGCGATTTGGATGAATACACAATCATGAACCTGAAAGCCCAGGGCGCAAAAATTGATATTTGGGGAGTGGGCACAAAGCTCATTACCGCCTATGAACAAGCTGCGCTCGGCGCTGTTTATAAAATCGTTTCAGTCGAGCAGTCTGATGGAAGAATGGAGGACACCATCAAGATTTCCTCGAATCCTGAAAAAGTGACAACGCCTGGAATCAAAAATGTGTACAGAATCATCAACAAAGCCAATAATCGTTCTGAGGGGGACTACATCACACTTGAAGGCGAAAATCCGCAGCAGGAAAAGCGCTTGAAGATGTTCCACCCGGTCCACACGTTCATCAGTAAGTTTGTCACCAATTTTGATGCAAGAGATTTGCATCATGATATTTTTAAGGAGGGCAAGCTTGTGTATGAACAGCCAAGCCTGGATGAAGTCCGCAAGCATTCAACATACTGCCTCGGCGTTCTTTGGGAAGAATACACACGCATGCTTAATCCAGAAGAATACCCAGTGGACCTCAGCCAGAAATGCTGGGACAACAAGATGCGCAATATAGAAGAAGTGAGAGAAAAGGTCATGGAGATGACTGGCGAGAAAATGTAATGGTGAGGGCTGCTTCCTGAGGGGGAGGCAGCTTTTTAAATATATCCTGCGAATATGAAGGATTTCCCCTAGGAATAAAGAATTATTAGAGAACGAATCTTCTGCTAAGGGTGTTGCCGTGTGAATGACCAGAAGTGCAAGGTGGATTACGAACAGTTCATTCCAAGAGAAACGGGCTTTATTTTCAAGTTCGAAAAGAAAGACAATACCTTCATTCATACGTTTATTGAAGGCAAACTTCTCGGAAAAATGGGTCTTTGCCCAGAATTAATTGAGGGAAAAACTTTATTTGAGTTCCTTCCGGCTGAACATGCTCTCCGTAAGGCAGCTTTTTATGAAAAAGCTTGGAACGGGGAGCATGTCAACTATGAAGGGAGCATAGGAGGAATCCACTACTTGGCTGTCTTGAATCCTGTCCTGCAAAACGGAGTGA belongs to Mesobacillus sp. AQ2 and includes:
- a CDS encoding cysteine hydrolase family protein, which encodes MGKKALINIDYTYDFVADDGRLTCGVPGQAIEENLVGVTQEFIKNGDYVVFAIDVHDEGDEFHPETKLYPPHNIRGTKGRDLFGSLQEVYDENKHLDHVYFIDKTRYSAFAGTDLEIKLRERGITEVHLVGVCTDICVLHTAVDAYNKGFKVIVYKNAVASFDQVGHEWSLRHFENTIGAEVR
- a CDS encoding SMI1/KNR4 family protein; this encodes MYKGFLQKIDKLYNDDRKKLWTGTILYEDWWQTNIQKPLNLEELHSLEDEIGNMPNHFKEFLLTSNGCYLFDILRVAGKQNGYRGMTIEEQIHQPISFRNISPYSRNTKHLDGLFVFADSMLTGTFFALTKKVRYFN
- the plsY gene encoding glycerol-3-phosphate 1-O-acyltransferase PlsY — translated: MIWLILLAAYLIGSIPTALLVGKYFFHVDIRDHGSKNPGATNTLRVMGKRAAIIVLLIDVAKGMLAASLPLTFNVPLEPLYAGLIAVVGHCFPIFAGFRGGKAIATTAGALLIVNIGMFLAVYVTFFAVIFLTKYVFMGSISVGIAMLIYSFFSPDINEPLLFTAFIILLIFLHRSNLQNFFNGIEPKINDKKVKGDRIPPKNF
- a CDS encoding diacylglycerol kinase, with translation MKRARIIYNPTSGREVFKKHLAEVLVKLENAGYETSCHATTCEGDATQAARIAVERKYDLVIAAGGDGTINEVVNGIAEQEYRPKIGVIPVGTTNDFARALHIPRDIEAAVDIIVKGETIPVDVGRINDKYFINIAGGGRLTELTYEVPSKLKTMLGQLAYYLKGIEMLPSIRASEVTIEYDGKLYEGEVMMFLVGLTNSVGGFERLAPNSSINDGMFSLLILKKTNLADFIRIASLAVRGEHINDPGVIYTQANRIKVHSKETVQLNLDGEYGGNLPAEFENLFRHIEVYVPLDEIRPEDRPENLELNFKAE
- the putP gene encoding sodium/proline symporter PutP produces the protein MSNEMYQIIAIGIYMAAMLYIGWYSYKKTSNLTDYMLGGRSLGPAVTALSAGAADMSGWLLMGLPGGIYVSGLASAWIAIGLTVGAYLNWLYVAPRLRSYTHVANDSITIPSFLENRFKDDTKLLRIVSGIVILLFFTFYVSSGMVAGAVFFESSFGLNYHTGLLLVSAVVVAYTLFGGFLAVSYTDFIQGMMMLLALLLVPIIGFTKTGGPAETFDTIRSIDPALLDLFKGTTVLGIISTAAWGLGYFGQPHIITRFMAITSIKETTSARRIGMGWMIFSLIGAVLTALIGLAYFTQNPDVKLDNPEAVFIVLGQIFFHPLFAGLMLAAVLAAIMSTISSQLIVTSSALTEDLYKILFKKEKSDKQYVFFGRIAVLVVAIIAAALAWVQNDTILGLVAYAWAGFGAAFGPIILLSLYWKKMTNWGAIFGMVAGAATVVIWSNLGLSDVMYEIVPGFIINLVISVVISLVTYRPNPEIEKEFDMSVKNLKS
- a CDS encoding nicotinate phosphoribosyltransferase, yielding MSTKFTDDSLMLHTDLYQLNMMETYWRDGVHNRRAVFDLFFRKLPFGNGYAVFAGLEKIIQYIENFGFTEDDIQYLREEGKFGEDFLAFLQDMKFTGSIRSMQEGEIVFANEPLIRVDAPLAEAQLIETALLNIVNYQTLIATKASRIKQVVKDEVAMEFGTRRAHELDAALWGTRAAYIGGFDSTSNVRAGKLFGIPTAGTHAHSMVQAYKDDYTAFKKYAETHKDCVFLVDTYDTLRSGVPNAIKVAREFGDKINFIGIRLDSGDLAYLSKEARKLLDEAGFKDAKIVASSDLDEYTIMNLKAQGAKIDIWGVGTKLITAYEQAALGAVYKIVSVEQSDGRMEDTIKISSNPEKVTTPGIKNVYRIINKANNRSEGDYITLEGENPQQEKRLKMFHPVHTFISKFVTNFDARDLHHDIFKEGKLVYEQPSLDEVRKHSTYCLGVLWEEYTRMLNPEEYPVDLSQKCWDNKMRNIEEVREKVMEMTGEKM